A single Arcobacter sp. FWKO B DNA region contains:
- the rfbF gene encoding glucose-1-phosphate cytidylyltransferase has product MKVLLLAGGYGTRLSEETDIRPKPMVEIGGKPILWHIMKIYSSYGFNEFVILLGYKGYYIKEYFANYFLHQSDVTLDIQTGKMEVLNNSSEPWKITLLDTGNDSMTGGRVKRAQAFIGNESFMLTYGDGVSDINIEELVKFHKSHGKTMTMTSAQPDGRFGALNIEDNYQVSSFQEKPKGDGGWINAGFFVCEPKVFDYITEGDSTIFEQAPLQNLAKDGEIFTFKHSGFWKPMDTLRDKQELQKLWDSKKAPWKTW; this is encoded by the coding sequence TTGAAAGTACTACTATTAGCAGGAGGATATGGTACACGCCTAAGTGAAGAGACAGATATACGACCAAAGCCTATGGTGGAAATTGGTGGTAAACCAATACTTTGGCATATTATGAAAATATATTCTTCCTATGGATTTAATGAATTTGTTATTCTTCTTGGGTATAAAGGTTATTATATTAAGGAATATTTTGCAAATTACTTTTTACATCAAAGTGATGTGACACTTGATATTCAAACTGGTAAAATGGAAGTTTTAAATAATTCTAGTGAGCCTTGGAAAATAACACTTCTTGATACTGGAAATGATAGTATGACAGGCGGAAGAGTAAAAAGGGCACAAGCTTTTATTGGTAATGAATCTTTTATGCTTACATATGGTGATGGTGTAAGTGATATAAATATTGAAGAGTTAGTAAAATTTCATAAATCACATGGTAAAACTATGACTATGACTTCAGCTCAGCCAGATGGAAGATTTGGTGCATTAAATATAGAAGATAACTATCAAGTGTCAAGTTTTCAAGAAAAGCCAAAAGGTGATGGCGGTTGGATAAATGCAGGATTTTTTGTTTGTGAACCAAAAGTATTTGACTATATAACTGAAGGTGATAGTACAATATTTGAACAAGCACCACTTCAAAATCTTGCAAAAGATGGTGAGATATTTACATTTAAGCATAGTGGATTTTGGAAACCAATGGATACACTTAGAGATAAACAAGAGCTTCAAAAACTTTGGGATAGTAAAAAAGCTCCATGGAAGACTTGGTAA
- the rfbB gene encoding dTDP-glucose 4,6-dehydratase → MFNNNNKTILLTGTAGFIGSNFVPYFLDKYPNYNLVNLDLLTYAGNLENLKECESHPRYKFIKGDICNRELVEFIFSEYDIQGVIHFAAESHVDNSIKNPGVFVQTNVNGTYTLVDVAYKYWMEKPFKYKDRYLSTNNYTLSNKDEASLPRFHHISTDEVYGTLTDDPRDMFTEKTPYAPNSPYSASKASSDMIVRAYVETFGLNCVITNCSNNYGPKQHDEKLIPTIIRNALKGNPIPIYGDGKNIRDWLYVLDHCKGIDLVYHNGKKGETYNIGGRNERTNLQIVDRICSILDEVHPITKNYKLSTINHQLKSYKDLITFVEDRAGHDKRYAIDASKLENELGWKADENFDTGIVKTIQWYLEKYIGGVN, encoded by the coding sequence ATGTTCAATAACAATAATAAAACAATACTACTAACAGGAACAGCAGGATTTATAGGTAGTAACTTTGTACCATACTTCTTAGATAAATATCCAAATTATAACTTAGTAAACCTAGACCTTTTAACTTATGCAGGAAACCTAGAAAACCTCAAAGAGTGTGAATCACATCCACGATATAAATTTATCAAAGGTGATATTTGCAATCGTGAACTTGTAGAGTTTATATTTAGTGAATATGATATACAAGGTGTTATTCACTTTGCAGCAGAATCTCATGTAGATAACTCTATTAAAAACCCAGGTGTGTTTGTACAGACGAATGTAAATGGTACATATACATTAGTTGATGTAGCTTATAAGTATTGGATGGAGAAACCATTTAAATACAAAGACCGATATCTATCAACGAATAACTATACACTATCCAATAAAGACGAAGCTTCGCTTCCTCGCTTTCATCATATCTCAACTGATGAAGTATATGGAACACTAACAGATGACCCAAGAGATATGTTTACAGAAAAGACCCCATATGCCCCAAATTCTCCATATAGTGCTTCAAAAGCATCTAGTGACATGATTGTAAGAGCTTATGTAGAAACCTTTGGACTAAATTGTGTTATCACAAACTGCTCTAATAACTATGGACCAAAACAACATGATGAAAAATTAATCCCGACAATCATACGAAATGCCCTCAAAGGAAATCCAATTCCTATCTATGGTGACGGAAAAAATATAAGAGATTGGCTTTATGTACTTGATCACTGCAAAGGTATAGATTTAGTATATCACAATGGCAAAAAAGGTGAGACATATAATATAGGTGGAAGAAACGAAAGAACAAACCTTCAAATTGTTGATAGAATTTGTAGTATCTTGGACGAAGTTCATCCTATCACAAAAAACTATAAACTATCAACCATCAACCATCAACTGAAATCCTACAAGGATTTGATAACTTTTGTAGAAGACCGTGCAGGACATGATAAAAGATATGCAATAGATGCAAGTAAACTAGAAAATGAGTTGGGTTGGAAAGCAGATGAGAATTTTGATACTGGAATAGTTAAAACTATACAGTGGTATTTGGAGAAATATATAGGGGGCGTTAATTGA
- a CDS encoding KilA-N domain-containing protein, with translation MKNKIIVQEQQISIIEDDYISLTDMVKNIENGLVLIEKWLRNKNTIEFLGIWEEIYNADFNSPEFEGIKNEAGYNRFSLSVKMWINKTNAIGILAKAGRYGGTYAHKDIAFEFASWISPKFKLYLIKEFQRLKNDEIEKQKISWDIKRTLVKMNYHIHTDAIKNNLIPPNIAKSKIQFIYATEADLLNVALFGLTAKEWSEQNPKREGNMRDYATAEQLVVLANLESLNAEFIKQNLPFEERLISLNKIAIEQLELLLKYETKRLGERR, from the coding sequence ATGAAAAATAAAATCATAGTTCAAGAACAACAAATCAGTATCATAGAAGATGATTATATATCACTTACAGATATGGTCAAAAATATTGAAAATGGTCTTGTTCTTATTGAGAAATGGCTTAGAAATAAAAATACCATAGAATTTCTTGGGATTTGGGAAGAGATTTATAATGCTGATTTTAATTCCCCCGAATTCGAGGGAATTAAAAATGAAGCTGGATACAATCGTTTTTCACTATCTGTAAAAATGTGGATAAATAAAACCAATGCAATAGGCATACTTGCAAAAGCTGGTCGATACGGTGGAACTTATGCACATAAAGATATAGCATTTGAATTTGCTAGTTGGATAAGTCCCAAGTTTAAACTTTATCTTATCAAAGAGTTTCAAAGACTTAAAAATGATGAGATAGAAAAACAAAAAATAAGCTGGGATATCAAACGAACTTTGGTCAAGATGAACTATCATATCCACACAGATGCGATAAAAAACAATCTCATCCCACCAAATATAGCAAAAAGCAAAATACAATTTATCTATGCTACAGAAGCAGATTTACTCAATGTAGCACTTTTTGGACTCACTGCAAAAGAGTGGAGTGAGCAAAACCCAAAGCGTGAGGGAAATATGAGAGACTATGCAACTGCTGAACAACTTGTGGTACTGGCAAATTTAGAGAGTTTAAATGCCGAGTTTATTAAGCAAAATCTACCATTTGAAGAGAGGCTAATAAGCCTAAACAAAATAGCAATAGAGCAGTTAGAATTACTTCTAAAGTATGAAACTAAAAGATTAGGAGAAAGAAGATAA
- the rfbD gene encoding dTDP-4-dehydrorhamnose reductase translates to MHNILITGSNGQVGSELKELSSKYAYNFFFTTKDDIDITSKESIKSFCQNNSINVIINCAAYTAVDIAESDEVNADVINRKAVKKLALVSKELNVKLIHISTDYVFDGKSCKPYHEEYQTNPQSVYGKTKLEGEKELININPPNSIIIRTSWVYSYYGNNFVKTMLRLGKEKESLGVIFDQVGTPTYAKDLAKTILCILPQIDSQKVEIYNYSNEGVLSWYDFAKEIMKMAKLPCQINPIETKDYPTPAMRPHYSLLNKNKIKSTFNIEIPYWKDGLDDCLRRLGERK, encoded by the coding sequence ATGCATAATATTCTCATAACTGGCTCAAATGGACAAGTTGGAAGTGAATTAAAAGAACTTTCTTCAAAATATGCATATAATTTTTTCTTTACAACAAAGGATGATATAGATATTACCAGTAAAGAGAGTATAAAAAGTTTTTGTCAAAACAATAGTATAAATGTAATTATAAATTGTGCAGCATATACAGCAGTTGATATTGCTGAATCCGATGAAGTAAATGCGGATGTGATAAATAGAAAAGCTGTAAAAAAGCTTGCATTAGTATCTAAAGAATTAAATGTAAAACTAATTCATATTTCTACTGATTATGTATTTGATGGTAAAAGTTGTAAACCGTACCATGAAGAGTATCAAACAAACCCACAATCAGTCTATGGCAAGACAAAATTAGAAGGTGAAAAAGAGTTAATAAATATAAATCCACCAAATTCTATAATAATAAGAACTTCTTGGGTTTATAGTTATTATGGAAACAATTTTGTCAAAACAATGCTAAGACTTGGTAAAGAGAAAGAATCTTTGGGTGTGATATTTGATCAAGTAGGAACACCAACTTATGCCAAAGATTTGGCAAAAACTATTTTATGTATTTTACCACAAATAGATAGTCAAAAAGTTGAAATATATAACTATTCAAATGAAGGAGTGCTATCTTGGTATGATTTTGCAAAAGAGATTATGAAAATGGCAAAACTTCCTTGTCAAATAAATCCAATAGAAACTAAAGATTATCCAACCCCTGCAATGAGACCACATTATAGCCTATTAAATAAAAATAAGATAAAATCTACTTTTAATATAGAAATTCCATATTGGAAAGATGGATTGGATGATTGCTTGAGAAGACTAGGGGAGAGAAAGTGA
- the rfbC gene encoding dTDP-4-dehydrorhamnose 3,5-epimerase codes for MTFTRTQIPDVVIIEPTIHGDNRGYFVETFRQDKLEKFLGYNINFCQDNESKSSYGVLRGLHYQLPPFAQTKLVRVIQGRVLDIAVDIRKNSPTFGQHIAVELSSENKRQLFIPRGFAHGFVVLDDDTIFAYKVDNYYSPECDRGIAFDDQDISIDWKVPYDKLKLSQKDTKQPLLKDTKDLFEFGVDYYA; via the coding sequence ATGACATTCACGAGAACTCAGATTCCAGATGTTGTTATTATAGAACCAACAATTCATGGAGATAATAGAGGATATTTTGTAGAGACTTTTAGGCAAGATAAACTTGAAAAGTTTTTAGGTTACAATATAAATTTTTGCCAAGATAATGAATCAAAAAGTTCTTATGGTGTTTTAAGAGGGCTTCATTATCAGCTACCACCATTTGCTCAAACAAAACTTGTAAGAGTTATCCAAGGAAGAGTTCTTGATATTGCAGTAGATATAAGAAAAAACTCACCAACTTTTGGGCAGCATATAGCAGTTGAACTATCAAGTGAAAATAAAAGACAACTTTTTATCCCTAGAGGATTTGCACATGGTTTTGTAGTGCTGGATGATGATACAATATTTGCATATAAAGTAGATAACTATTATAGCCCTGAGTGTGATAGAGGAATAGCATTTGATGATCAAGATATTAGTATTGACTGGAAAGTGCCATATGATAAACTAAAGCTATCTCAAAAAGACACGAAACAACCATTACTAAAAGATACTAAAGATTTATTTGAGTTTGGAGTGGATTATTATGCATAA
- the rfbA gene encoding glucose-1-phosphate thymidylyltransferase RfbA, translating into MKGIILAGGSGTRLYPITKGVSKQLVPIYDKPMIYYPLSVLMLAGIKEVLIITTPEDQSNFINLLGNGSELGMRFEYVVQPSPDGLAQAFILGEEFLDGDDACLVLGDNIFYGHGLTRLLAQSVKNVKDENKATVFGYYVSDPQRYGVAEFDEAGNVISIEEKPKNPKSNYAVVGLYFYPNDVVKKAKNVKPSDRGELEITTLNQDYLNEQRLKVELMGRGYAWLDTGTHESLLEASTFIQTIEHRQSLKVACLEEIAYEMGYISKEKLLELAEPLKKNQYGQYLIKRANQPRRIV; encoded by the coding sequence ATGAAAGGTATAATATTAGCAGGTGGAAGTGGAACAAGACTATATCCTATAACAAAAGGTGTAAGTAAACAGTTAGTTCCGATATATGATAAACCTATGATTTATTATCCTTTGTCTGTTCTTATGTTAGCAGGTATAAAAGAAGTCTTAATAATAACAACTCCTGAAGATCAATCAAATTTTATTAACTTATTAGGTAATGGTAGTGAGCTTGGGATGAGATTTGAATATGTTGTTCAGCCAAGTCCAGATGGACTTGCTCAGGCTTTTATTTTGGGTGAAGAGTTTTTAGATGGTGATGATGCTTGTTTGGTACTTGGTGATAATATTTTTTATGGTCATGGTCTCACTCGTTTGCTAGCTCAAAGTGTAAAAAATGTCAAAGATGAAAATAAAGCCACAGTTTTTGGATATTATGTAAGTGACCCTCAAAGATATGGTGTAGCTGAGTTTGATGAAGCTGGAAATGTAATCAGTATAGAAGAAAAACCAAAAAATCCAAAGTCAAATTATGCAGTGGTAGGATTGTATTTTTATCCAAATGATGTGGTAAAAAAAGCAAAAAATGTAAAGCCAAGTGATAGGGGTGAACTTGAAATAACAACATTAAATCAAGACTATCTAAATGAACAAAGACTAAAAGTAGAGTTAATGGGAAGAGGGTATGCATGGCTTGATACAGGGACTCATGAAAGCTTACTGGAAGCTAGTACTTTTATACAGACTATAGAACATAGACAATCACTAAAAGTGGCTTGTCTTGAAGAAATAGCTTATGAGATGGGATATATCTCTAAAGAGAAACTTCTAGAACTTGCAGAACCTTTAAAAAAGAACCAATATGGTCAATACCTAATCAAAAGAGCTAATCAGCCAAGAAGGATAGTTTAA
- a CDS encoding glycosyltransferase family 9 protein codes for MRVLVIRSGALGDLVFGTSVIDALRFEYGNDIQIDFVCTPASAKLFEYDDRVKNIYLLKHKKIPILFSSQKKAIIKASKNEPYDLLINFEMGSQFKSLVDKIVAKKKAGWFCEDIKITKVHMVEICKEFYASVVSKENIDKAYPRLYGEDFSKIEDKFNLPKKYIIISPSNSHNKKKGLNYRAWPHSNWKELLALLPKDLTIVVIGAKGEEDFFEPLKPYGLNIIDLVGKITIPQMISVVENAKALIVTDTGTAHIASAVNTPVFCLVGPTPAEQTGPYKTSFNDVHIITAGLECSPCYKTKVMKHCKDNICMKKITPLMVKETLLSAKLL; via the coding sequence ATGAGAGTATTGGTAATAAGAAGCGGTGCTTTGGGGGATTTGGTATTTGGAACATCAGTAATTGATGCTTTAAGATTTGAATATGGAAATGATATACAGATTGATTTTGTATGTACTCCAGCAAGTGCTAAGCTTTTTGAATATGATGATAGAGTAAAGAATATTTATTTATTAAAACATAAAAAAATTCCGATCCTATTTAGTTCACAAAAAAAAGCTATAATAAAAGCCTCTAAAAATGAGCCTTATGATTTGCTTATTAACTTTGAGATGGGTAGTCAGTTTAAATCACTTGTTGATAAAATAGTTGCAAAGAAAAAAGCTGGATGGTTTTGTGAAGATATTAAAATCACAAAAGTTCATATGGTTGAAATATGTAAAGAGTTTTATGCTAGTGTGGTATCAAAAGAAAATATTGATAAAGCTTATCCAAGGCTTTATGGAGAAGACTTTTCAAAAATAGAAGATAAATTTAACCTTCCAAAAAAATATATAATCATAAGCCCAAGTAACTCACATAATAAAAAGAAAGGCTTGAATTATAGAGCTTGGCCACATAGTAACTGGAAAGAGTTATTAGCACTATTACCAAAAGATTTAACAATAGTCGTAATCGGTGCAAAAGGTGAAGAAGATTTTTTTGAACCTTTAAAACCATATGGCTTAAATATAATAGATTTGGTTGGAAAAATTACTATACCGCAAATGATAAGCGTAGTAGAAAATGCTAAAGCTTTAATAGTAACAGATACTGGAACTGCTCATATAGCTTCAGCTGTAAATACACCAGTTTTTTGTCTTGTTGGGCCAACTCCAGCAGAGCAAACAGGTCCATATAAGACCTCTTTTAACGATGTACATATTATAACAGCTGGGCTTGAGTGTAGTCCTTGTTATAAAACAAAAGTAATGAAACACTGTAAAGATAATATTTGTATGAAAAAAATTACTCCACTAATGGTAAAAGAGACTTTATTATCAGCTAAATTATTGTAA
- a CDS encoding lipid A biosynthesis lauroyl acyltransferase, producing MSKHEFVLKDFLFFVLFKIIKFLFRIMPKSMAKVFLDGLSVLVRKFDGMHKHVPKANLDFVFGDRLSDDEKENIIQNSYKNLAYNLYEFVVNSSITPQELDKKVTINCEHHILSAIKENKSIIFISAHYGNWELLSKYFSRYKPISVVGRPLNNQYLNDELKQSRELDNCEILDRSGATRGLMKALKSGNNVGLVVDQHTAATKGGIDVMLFGKNALQTDVPARLALKFNAVLLPAFVVLKEFGKYEINIYPPIDINETSTIESLTQAQADAIEKQISNLPDLWMWQHKRFKENYPEIYKKV from the coding sequence GTGAGCAAGCATGAGTTTGTATTAAAAGATTTTTTATTTTTTGTACTGTTTAAGATAATTAAGTTTTTATTTCGTATTATGCCAAAAAGTATGGCAAAAGTTTTTTTAGATGGGTTGAGTGTATTGGTAAGAAAGTTTGATGGTATGCACAAACATGTACCAAAAGCAAATCTTGATTTTGTATTTGGTGATAGGTTAAGTGATGATGAAAAAGAAAATATTATTCAAAACTCATATAAAAATTTGGCTTATAATCTATATGAATTTGTTGTAAATTCATCTATAACACCACAAGAACTTGATAAAAAAGTAACTATAAACTGTGAACACCATATTCTTAGTGCAATAAAAGAGAATAAAAGTATTATATTTATATCTGCTCATTATGGTAACTGGGAACTTTTGAGCAAGTATTTTTCAAGATACAAACCTATTAGTGTAGTAGGGCGACCACTTAACAATCAATATCTAAATGATGAACTAAAACAAAGTAGAGAGTTAGATAACTGTGAAATACTTGATAGAAGTGGAGCAACAAGAGGTCTTATGAAAGCTCTTAAAAGTGGTAATAATGTTGGGCTTGTAGTAGATCAGCATACAGCAGCAACAAAAGGTGGTATTGATGTGATGCTTTTTGGTAAAAATGCATTACAAACAGATGTTCCAGCAAGGCTTGCATTAAAGTTTAATGCAGTATTGTTACCAGCATTTGTAGTTCTTAAAGAATTTGGTAAATATGAAATAAATATTTATCCACCTATTGATATAAATGAAACTTCTACCATAGAATCTTTAACACAAGCTCAAGCTGATGCAATAGAAAAACAGATTTCAAATCTACCAGATCTTTGGATGTGGCAACATAAAAGATTTAAAGAAAACTATCCTGAAATTTACAAAAAAGTTTAA
- the waaC gene encoding lipopolysaccharide heptosyltransferase I produces MKIAIVRLSAIGDIVHTMVVLQFIKAKFPNAIIDWIVEESLAGVLENNPHINAIHKINLKSIKKSFTNIFTELKKIKEISKNNYDLVIDAQGLIKSAIVAKVVGGHIVGSKIVGFDKDSIREGLASFFYDEKISISYTQNKIFRNCYLCSKALGFSISNDDILAKKPFLYSSDYSFDFLSTTRKNIVFVVGSSWDSKNYPWQKYINIIKELNENPIIVWGSESEKEIAYKIKDKVDDVIIAPKLSFDELKCLISKVELVIGNDTGPTHMAWGLNIPSIMLFGPTPIEQAYQTQINFVLKSPSIVNHYKLDKNDYSIEEIKEIEVVKIARKLLK; encoded by the coding sequence GTGAAAATTGCAATAGTTAGACTTAGTGCTATAGGTGATATAGTTCATACTATGGTTGTTTTGCAGTTTATAAAAGCAAAATTTCCAAATGCAATTATAGACTGGATAGTAGAAGAATCACTAGCTGGTGTTTTGGAGAACAATCCACATATTAATGCTATACATAAAATAAATCTAAAATCTATAAAAAAATCATTTACAAATATTTTTACAGAGTTAAAAAAGATCAAAGAGATTTCGAAAAATAATTATGACCTAGTAATAGATGCTCAAGGACTTATAAAATCTGCCATAGTAGCAAAAGTAGTTGGTGGTCATATTGTTGGCAGTAAGATTGTTGGGTTTGATAAAGATAGTATACGAGAAGGACTAGCAAGCTTTTTTTATGATGAAAAGATTTCTATCAGCTATACTCAAAATAAAATATTTAGAAACTGCTATTTATGTTCTAAAGCACTAGGGTTTAGTATCAGCAATGATGATATACTTGCTAAAAAACCTTTTTTATATAGTAGTGATTATAGTTTTGATTTTTTAAGTACTACTAGAAAAAATATTGTTTTTGTTGTTGGCTCATCATGGGATAGTAAAAACTACCCTTGGCAAAAATATATAAATATAATCAAAGAACTCAATGAAAATCCAATTATAGTATGGGGTAGTGAGAGTGAAAAAGAGATAGCATATAAAATAAAAGATAAAGTAGATGATGTTATTATAGCTCCTAAGCTCTCTTTTGATGAGCTTAAATGTCTCATATCAAAGGTTGAACTAGTTATTGGCAATGATACTGGACCTACTCATATGGCATGGGGCTTAAATATCCCTTCTATTATGCTTTTTGGACCAACACCAATAGAACAAGCTTATCAAACTCAAATCAATTTTGTGTTAAAATCTCCTTCAATAGTAAATCACTATAAGTTAGATAAAAATGACTACTCCATTGAAGAGATAAAAGAGATTGAAGTGGTCAAAATTGCAAGGAAATTATTGAAGTGA
- a CDS encoding Ppx/GppA phosphatase family protein yields the protein MAKITTIIDIGSNSMRMVVLKKTSRFGFHLINESKCKVKISEGSYQNGGNLQPIPMQRAYDALKSFLNISTALKSRKILCVATSALRDAPNKAEFVLRIKNELGLNIKVIDGSKEAYYGGVAALNLLHSDNFVTVDIGGGSTEFAIVKNKKIVDFVSLDIGTVRLKELFFDNDDLIGAKEYILQELKKVSSENMQEISTVVGIGGSIRAISKLFMQDMSYPLDVLHGFDYKYKDHKSYFEDIISAKNEGDLKKLGVKRDRFDTIKEGAFIFDAILDYFSIENVVTSGVGVREGVYLCDLLRNQNDKFPSNFNLSVRTFIDRFELDSKLTAYLGNNASKIFQALKPLHNLDNKYGSLLVVASKLYSVGVTLNFYKYSENSFDFILNGLNYGFSHSDKVLIAHMIKYSKNSLPVGDDLKEFKELLPDTWIVQWLSFMLSLNVALNSDYSKRKYEYLLDKNELTISDNDIPYLIRENVDKLEVPIGLRLVIS from the coding sequence ATGGCTAAAATTACAACTATCATCGACATTGGGTCAAACTCAATGAGGATGGTAGTACTTAAAAAAACAAGCAGATTTGGTTTTCACCTTATTAACGAAAGTAAATGTAAGGTAAAAATAAGTGAAGGAAGTTACCAAAACGGTGGCAACTTACAACCTATTCCTATGCAAAGAGCTTATGATGCTCTAAAATCTTTTTTAAATATTTCTACAGCTTTAAAATCAAGAAAAATACTTTGTGTTGCTACATCAGCTTTGCGTGATGCCCCAAATAAGGCTGAATTTGTTTTGCGTATAAAAAATGAATTAGGACTTAATATTAAAGTTATTGATGGATCAAAAGAGGCATATTATGGTGGTGTTGCCGCACTTAATCTTCTTCATAGTGATAATTTTGTAACAGTAGATATTGGTGGAGGAAGTACAGAGTTTGCAATAGTAAAAAACAAAAAAATAGTTGACTTTGTATCACTTGATATCGGAACAGTTAGACTAAAAGAACTTTTTTTTGATAATGATGATTTAATAGGTGCTAAAGAGTATATTTTACAAGAGCTGAAAAAAGTATCAAGTGAGAATATGCAAGAGATATCAACTGTTGTTGGAATTGGTGGAAGTATAAGGGCAATAAGTAAGCTTTTTATGCAAGATATGAGTTATCCACTTGATGTCTTACATGGGTTTGATTATAAATATAAAGATCACAAAAGTTATTTTGAAGATATAATAAGTGCAAAAAATGAGGGTGATTTAAAGAAACTTGGTGTAAAAAGAGATAGATTTGATACTATTAAAGAGGGTGCATTTATCTTCGATGCAATACTTGACTATTTTAGTATTGAAAATGTAGTTACTAGTGGAGTAGGTGTTAGAGAAGGTGTTTATTTATGTGATTTACTTAGAAATCAAAATGATAAATTCCCATCAAATTTTAATCTTAGTGTAAGGACATTTATTGATAGATTTGAGCTTGATAGTAAATTAACTGCATATCTTGGCAATAATGCTTCTAAAATTTTTCAAGCATTAAAACCTCTACATAATCTTGATAATAAATATGGCTCGTTATTAGTTGTTGCTTCTAAGCTATATAGTGTTGGTGTAACGCTAAATTTCTATAAATATAGTGAAAATAGCTTTGATTTTATTTTAAATGGACTAAATTATGGTTTTAGTCATAGTGATAAGGTTCTTATTGCTCATATGATAAAGTACTCAAAAAATTCCTTACCAGTTGGTGATGATTTAAAAGAGTTTAAAGAGTTATTACCTGATACTTGGATAGTACAGTGGCTTAGCTTTATGTTAAGCTTGAATGTAGCACTTAATAGTGATTATAGTAAAAGAAAATACGAATACTTGCTAGATAAAAATGAACTTACTATAAGCGATAATGACATACCATACCTTATAAGAGAGAATGTTGATAAATTGGAAGTACCAATAGGACTGAGATTAGTAATAAGTTGA
- a CDS encoding YfhL family 4Fe-4S dicluster ferredoxin → MALMITDECIACDACRDECPNVAIEEGDPIYVIDADRCTECVGHYEEPACIEVCPVDCIILDPDNEESMEELRFKYEQLQEEEI, encoded by the coding sequence ATGGCTTTAATGATAACTGATGAATGTATTGCATGTGATGCATGTAGGGATGAGTGCCCGAATGTTGCTATAGAAGAGGGTGATCCTATTTATGTAATAGATGCTGATAGATGTACAGAGTGTGTTGGACATTATGAAGAACCAGCTTGTATAGAAGTTTGCCCTGTTGATTGTATTATACTTGATCCAGACAATGAAGAGAGTATGGAAGAGCTAAGATTCAAATATGAACAACTTCAAGAAGAAGAAATTTAA
- a CDS encoding inositol monophosphatase family protein, producing MSEILRAILQANKEVYEYINTSLCEEDFSYNGEIGAGGDKSSVMDLKAETIFVKYLLPYGDVLSEESGLILSNSKFKIQNSKFVIDPLDGSDNFMARLPYFGSSVSYEIDDKIELAVIANFCNGECMVFDGENKIIYNLTTLKEVFEHICNEPKVGVFERSYKYPQVCKVLSELGIKYRSPGAVALTLANAHNYKFVLFAGKMREYDLNAGLFITKDLHRFQNNKFLLISKNIEIFTKLKEIIKEL from the coding sequence ATGAGTGAAATACTGAGGGCTATCTTACAAGCAAATAAAGAGGTATATGAGTATATCAATACTTCTTTATGTGAAGAAGACTTTAGTTACAATGGAGAAATTGGCGCTGGTGGTGATAAATCGTCAGTAATGGACTTAAAAGCTGAAACTATCTTTGTAAAATATCTGCTACCATATGGTGATGTATTATCTGAAGAAAGTGGACTAATACTTTCTAATTCAAAATTCAAAATTCAAAATTCAAAATTCGTAATAGATCCCCTTGATGGTAGTGATAATTTCATGGCAAGGCTTCCTTATTTTGGATCTTCTGTTAGCTATGAGATTGATGATAAAATAGAACTTGCAGTAATTGCAAATTTTTGCAATGGTGAATGTATGGTATTTGATGGTGAAAATAAAATCATTTATAACCTAACGACACTTAAAGAGGTTTTTGAACATATTTGTAATGAACCAAAAGTAGGTGTCTTTGAACGATCTTATAAGTACCCGCAAGTGTGTAAAGTATTGAGTGAACTTGGGATAAAATACAGAAGTCCAGGTGCTGTTGCTTTGACTTTAGCAAATGCACATAATTATAAGTTTGTGCTATTTGCTGGAAAAATGAGAGAATATGATTTAAATGCTGGTCTTTTCATTACAAAAGATTTACATAGATTTCAAAATAACAAATTTCTTTTAATTTCAAAAAATATCGAAATTTTTACTAAGCTTAAAGAGATTATAAAAGAACTTTAG